The Rouxiella sp. WC2420 region AACGATCGCAAACTATTGCCGCTGGAGGCTGAAAGCTGTTCACGCCTGCTGGTGATTGGCGAAGGCGCTACAGTGCCGGTGATCCAGGGTTCTGGCTGTGCGACGACTGTGCCCACACAGGTTGATATTCCGCTTGACGAGATGAACAAACTGGCTGCAGACCAGATGAACGTGCGGTGGATTCAAGGCACCTCAGAGCTTGAGTCTCTGCGTGATGCGCTGATCGAGGAGGCCTGTGCCGCTGCTGCAGAGGCCGACAAAATTGTTATTTTCGCCAGCACTGAAAACGGCTACGACGGCGAAGGTTCAGACCGTACCACCTTGGCGCTGGCGCCAGGCCACGATCGGCTGATTTCTGCTGTCGCGGCTGTTAATCCAAACGTGATCGTGGTGCTGGCTAATCCTGACGCGGTAGTCATGCCGTGGCTGGATGAAGTTGGCGCAGTCGTCGAGACTTTCTTTGCCGGTCAGGCAATGGGTGGCGGCCTGGCTGACGTGCTGTTTGGTAAAGCCAATCCAAGCGGCAAGCTGACCGTGACTTTCCCTAAACGTTTGCAAGATACCCCGACTTGGCTCTCATATCCGGGTGAGAACGGCAAACATTATTACAGCGAAGGCATTTTTGTCGGTTACCGCTGGTACGACAGCCGCGAAATCGAGCCGCTGTTCCCATTCGGTTTCGGCCTGAGCTACAGCGAATTTACCTACAGCGATATCGAACTGGACAAACAAACGTTGCGCGCGGGCGAAACGGTAGCTGTCAGTTTTACCCTGACCAACAGCGGCACTTGCAGCGGCAAAGAAGTTTGCCAGCTTTACAGCCGTTATCATCAGCCGCGTTTGGCTCGCCCTCATCAAGAGTTGAAGGGTTTCTGCAAGGTTGAGCTGGCTGCCGGTGAAAGCCGTCGCATTACGCTGCAGCTTCCTGCCGATGATTTGCGTTATTACGATACCGGTCGCGGCGAATGGATTCTAGACCACGACCTGATCACTCTGTGTGTTGGCACGCACTCCCGTTCCCTGCCGCTTCAGGCCACGCTGGAATGTCAGTCGGCAGTCGCTCGTTATCGCCTGATTCAGCATGACACTCAGCCGGTATTTGTGCTCGAAAATCCTATTGCTCGCGGCATGTTCAACCAGTTCCTGCAACGCGAGTTAAGCATCAATGAACAGGATGCCGAGCGCATTCTGCAACACTGTGCCAATTCATTCTTCGGAATTTTCACCACTTTTGATCGCCGTTTACGCCAGAGTTTCGATCGTAAAATCTGCGAGCAGCTGATCAAAGAAATCAATCAGGCGATTAAACAGCAAGAAATAGATGCCTGAAACTTTTGTTTAAATTAACCACCAGCCAATAGCCAGCACATACAGGGGACAGGGGAATGAAAAAGATTGGTCATTTATCACGACGCGATGCGATCAAAGCCGGTGTAGGCACGGCCATTACCATGCTGACAGCACCGTCAATTTTGTCGCGCAGTGCTCAGGCGGCCGAGCAGCAGACACTAACGGTTGCCGACGTTGGAGGCCCTTATGGCTTAGGTTTCGGCAAGGCGTTCTATCAGCCTTTCGAAAAAGCTACCGGCATTAAAATTATTAATACCGTTTTAGGGCCTGACCCTGTTCCTCAGTTCCAGATGGCGGTGGACACCAAAACTTACCTGTTCGACGTCGCGCTGCTTAATCCAGAACATCTGGTACGCATGAACAAGCAGCCGAAGAGCTATCTGGAAACGCTGGACATCAAAGTTGCCGACCCGGAGAACTATGTAAAAGGGTCGATTACCCCACAGTTTGCCGGAGTGAGTATTTATGCGCTGGCGCTGGCTTATCGCACTGATACTTTTAATAAAGATAAAGCGCCTAAAAACTGGATCGATTTCTGGAACGCAGACAAATTCCAGGGGCGTCGCGGTTTGTGGCGCAGTCCGGTGTGTACGCTGGAATTGGCCCTGATGGCCGACGGCGTATCGCCTGACAAACTTTACCCGCTGGACGTAGACCGCGCCTTCGCCAGCCTGGACAAGATCCGCAAACATATCGACGTTTGGTGGACCAGCGGCGCGCAGGCTACGCAAATGCTGCAAAGCGGCGAGCTGGATATGATGAGTATCTGGAGCACCCGCGCGCAAACCGCTATCGACGGCGGAGCGCCAGCATCCATCGCCTGGGATCAGGGCCTGTACAACATTGACGGTTGGACCATTCCTAAAGGAAATCCAAAGGCAGCGCTGGCTAATCAGTTTATTCAGTTCTGCATGAACGCCCAGCGTCAGTCGATGTATACCAACGATTTGGCCTGTGGACCGACCAACGTGAAGGCTTATCAGTTTATCGATGCCAAAAAGGCCGCACTGCTGCCAACCGCGCCCGATCACATCAATGGGCTGCGTGAAATGGATGCCAACTACTGGGGTGATAATCAGGTTGCTCTCACAGAACGTTTTGAAAAGTGGATTATCGGATAAATCATGCGGCGGGGGGCTAACGCGCTCCGCTAATCCTGATCCCCGAGGAGGGCGAATTGAGCTTGCTAGAAACAACCGTGCTTAAACAACCGCAACGCCGTAAAACGCGTCGCCTGCACCCCGCCTGGTTTACGCTGCCGGGCCTGATTTTTTTACTGATCTTCTTGGCCTATCCGACGTTAAAATTGATGATGCTGAGCTTTAACGACGATCAGGGACATTTCTCGCTGGCCATCTGGCAGCAAATGTTTGGCGCGGGCGTGTACGTTAAGGTAATGGTGAATACCTTTGTTATTGCCGCGCAAACCACGCTTGCCTGCCTGCTGTTTGGCTACCCGGTGGCTTACTGGCTTTCGCAGCAGGGCGAAACTATGCGCCGTCGTTTGATGTGGCTGGTATTGCTGCCGTTCTGGACCAGCGCGCTGCTAAAAAACTTTGCCTGGATGGTGCTGCTGTCGCGACGGGGTATTTTGTCTGAAATTCTGATGTCGATGGGCGCCGCGCATCCAATCGACGTGCTTTATACCCGTGGGCTGGTGGTGTTTGCTATCGCCCATAGCATGCTGCCGCTGGCGATTATCACCATGTTGCCGAGCATGACCAGCATCGATGGTGGCCTAATCCGTGCCGGTAAAACCTTGGGTGGATCGGCAAGCCACACCTTCTGGCGGATTTTCTTCCCGCTGTCGATGCCGGGCACTATTGCGGCGTGCCTGCTGGTGTTTATCGGCTCACTGGGTTTCTTTATTACTCCCGCGCTGCTCGGCAGCCCGCAGGATTCTGTGATTGGCCAGTTGCTGATCACCCAGGTGCAACAATTGCTTAACTGGCGTCTTGCTGGTGCGATTGCCATGCTGCTGCTGCTGGCGACGCTGGTGGTTTGTTTCCTCTATGACCGTATTTTCGGCATGTCGGCCATTTCCGGCGGTGAAACACATATCGATACCCATGCTTTAACCCGCCGGGTTGGACACGCGCTATTAAGCTATTTCGCCTACCTCAGTCATCTAGTCACTGAAGGGCTGGCGAGCCTCTTGCGCGGCCATCGTTTTGGCTGGTTATTACCACTATTTAGCTGGCTGGTCATTGCCGTGCTGATCCTGCCGGTAGTTTCTTTCATACCGATGGCATTCAGTAGCTCATCGTTCCTGCAATTCCCGCCGCCGGGCTACTCGCTGCGCTGGATGGAAACTTACCTGAACTCACCAATCTGGACCGGCGCGACGCTGCGTTCGTTTGGCATTGCTCTGGTCTCCGGGGCGCTGGCGACACTGCTGGCCGGGATTGCCGCGTTTGGCGTAGCGCGTAACAGCGGCAAAGGCGGCAGCCTGATTATGATGACCTTCCTGATGCCGATGATCATCCCGAATATCGTCACCGCCGTGGCACTGTTTTATCTGTTCGCCACTATCGGACTGGTGGGAACTGACGTTGGGATTATGCTCGGCCACACTGTGATGGCAATTCCGGTAGTGTTTATTATCATCCTGACCACCTTCAAAAACTACGACTGGCGCTTGGATCAGGCGGCTGGAACTCTAGGGGCAAGCCGTTGGAGGGTGATCCGCGAGGTCACGTTGCCGCTTATCAAAGGCAGTCTGGTGGCGGCATTTATCTTTGGTTTCCTCAACTCTTTTGAAGAGCTGACGGTGGCGATGTTTGTTGGCGGGGGCGTCAAGCAGA contains the following coding sequences:
- a CDS encoding glycoside hydrolase family 3 C-terminal domain-containing protein, with protein sequence MSNKEILEQDAVSMSETMTPQEQASLLSGHRMWKTEKIDRLGVPHIVMTDGTYGVRYSIQQIEQDEKGGQDFAAFLNVVNQRAKDVEIAWGTMKPATCFPNGSSFACSWDVELALTLGTALGQECQNLGVHLLLGPGINIRRTPLGGRSYEYYSEDPVISGDIAAGVINGLQQQGVGASLKHFACNNSEVERTTMDSIVDERALREIYLRGFERAVRQSQPWTVMSSYNRLNGVHTAENRWLLTDVLRNDWGFTGVVVADWHGIKERPESLLAGNDLDMPESESRKAQLLAALEDGRVDRKIAEQSCRRILSLVQKAKAAERRDTQVDYNQHHQLARSMVAESIVLLKNDRKLLPLEAESCSRLLVIGEGATVPVIQGSGCATTVPTQVDIPLDEMNKLAADQMNVRWIQGTSELESLRDALIEEACAAAAEADKIVIFASTENGYDGEGSDRTTLALAPGHDRLISAVAAVNPNVIVVLANPDAVVMPWLDEVGAVVETFFAGQAMGGGLADVLFGKANPSGKLTVTFPKRLQDTPTWLSYPGENGKHYYSEGIFVGYRWYDSREIEPLFPFGFGLSYSEFTYSDIELDKQTLRAGETVAVSFTLTNSGTCSGKEVCQLYSRYHQPRLARPHQELKGFCKVELAAGESRRITLQLPADDLRYYDTGRGEWILDHDLITLCVGTHSRSLPLQATLECQSAVARYRLIQHDTQPVFVLENPIARGMFNQFLQRELSINEQDAERILQHCANSFFGIFTTFDRRLRQSFDRKICEQLIKEINQAIKQQEIDA
- a CDS encoding ABC transporter permease subunit — its product is MSLLETTVLKQPQRRKTRRLHPAWFTLPGLIFLLIFLAYPTLKLMMLSFNDDQGHFSLAIWQQMFGAGVYVKVMVNTFVIAAQTTLACLLFGYPVAYWLSQQGETMRRRLMWLVLLPFWTSALLKNFAWMVLLSRRGILSEILMSMGAAHPIDVLYTRGLVVFAIAHSMLPLAIITMLPSMTSIDGGLIRAGKTLGGSASHTFWRIFFPLSMPGTIAACLLVFIGSLGFFITPALLGSPQDSVIGQLLITQVQQLLNWRLAGAIAMLLLLATLVVCFLYDRIFGMSAISGGETHIDTHALTRRVGHALLSYFAYLSHLVTEGLASLLRGHRFGWLLPLFSWLVIAVLILPVVSFIPMAFSSSSFLQFPPPGYSLRWMETYLNSPIWTGATLRSFGIALVSGALATLLAGIAAFGVARNSGKGGSLIMMTFLMPMIIPNIVTAVALFYLFATIGLVGTDVGIMLGHTVMAIPVVFIIILTTFKNYDWRLDQAAGTLGASRWRVIREVTLPLIKGSLVAAFIFGFLNSFEELTVAMFVGGGVKQTLPKQMWDDVLLSVTPTLAAASVIILAIVTLLFILAERARRDTDPA
- a CDS encoding ABC transporter substrate-binding protein, with translation MKKIGHLSRRDAIKAGVGTAITMLTAPSILSRSAQAAEQQTLTVADVGGPYGLGFGKAFYQPFEKATGIKIINTVLGPDPVPQFQMAVDTKTYLFDVALLNPEHLVRMNKQPKSYLETLDIKVADPENYVKGSITPQFAGVSIYALALAYRTDTFNKDKAPKNWIDFWNADKFQGRRGLWRSPVCTLELALMADGVSPDKLYPLDVDRAFASLDKIRKHIDVWWTSGAQATQMLQSGELDMMSIWSTRAQTAIDGGAPASIAWDQGLYNIDGWTIPKGNPKAALANQFIQFCMNAQRQSMYTNDLACGPTNVKAYQFIDAKKAALLPTAPDHINGLREMDANYWGDNQVALTERFEKWIIG